The genomic DNA ggctggagagctgggtggagaggaacctcatgaagttcaacaaaggcaagtgcagggtcctgcacctggggaggaataaccccagtcaccagtacaggttgtggGCTGgcctgctagaaagcagctctgcggagaaggacctgggagtgctggtggacaccaagttaagcatgaggcagcaatgtgcccttgtggccaagaaggccaatggtatcctggggtgcatcaggaagagtgctgccagcaggtcgagggaggtgatcctccccctctgctcagccctggtgaggccccatctggagtactgtgtccagttctgggctccccagtacaagagggatgtggcactactggagcaagtccagcaaagggctacaaagatgattaggggactggagcatctctcttatgaggaaaggctgagagagctgggcctctttagcctggagaagagaaggctgagaggagatcttattaatgtgtacaagtatcttaagggagggtgtcaagaggatggagccagactcttttcagtggtgcccagtgacaggacgcgaggcaacgggcacaaactgaaacacagacagttccatctgaacatgagaaaaaacttcttcactgtgagggtgacagagtactggaataggttgcccagagaggttgtggagtctctgtctctggagatattcaaaacccgcctggatgcaatcctgtgcaatgtgctctaggtgaccctgcttgagcaggggggttggactagatgatctccagaggtcccttccaacctcaaccattctgtgattctgtgattctgtgatgagagGGAGGCAGGAGATCAGGCCGAGTGTGCAAAGGACAGGGGTTTTCATGGACATTACATGACACATCTAACTCCTTATACTGTTTGGCCTTCTAACTGACAAGCCAGTGGTGTTGGGTGGACTCCAACACCATTTCCATCTGTACTTAGACTCCCAAAGGCAAACTTGGAACCAGGAAAAGAGCAAGACTCCCTCTCATCCTTGGAGCTCCCATCCCATGGCATGCTCATCTGTGTTGTCCTAAGTCTCCAGCCTTTTCCCACTGCCCCCTTGAAGAAGCATTCCCTTGGGATCCCCTCCTTTTGCCTGCCTCCGGCTGGATTATCCCAGGTCTGACAGCACCAACACATGTTGTGCTACCTCTGTTTTCTCTTGCCTCTACAGTCGGGGGCACAAATGGCACCTCTTTCTCCTGTAAAACCCATGAAGTGCCagaggggacagaacagcccattaCCAAAACCGCCCCAGGACAGATGATAACATATTCCTTGAATTTTGCAGCctgctttctgctctttttctgtcgAGCCAGGTGCTCCAAAGAGAAACAGCCCAGGCCGTGATTTCTGTCTTAAAACCTCCTCACTACAGCATGGCCTCTCTACCCATGATCAGAACCCAGCCAGGGGATGCACGCTGCAGCTTTACTGCTTCTGGAGGAGGGAAGGCGCACTGGGAGCGACTGCGGTAAGGCGCAGCCCAGCTCTGGGTTTTCATCAGGCACCCAGCTAGGCACCCCGCCGTCCCGGATCATGACGTCATCTCTCTGCGCGTGCAGTGCAAGGCCCCCGCCGTGGCCCTTCCGTTGTAGCGGGGTCAGCCCGGTCCCTTTGGCGGCGATGTCCTTGTGGCTGGCGAAGCTCGGTCCCACCGCGGCcgtggccgcgcggggccgcctggGGAGCGCCGTCCTGCCGGCGGTGAGCGgggccctgcctcccccccccccggggagggggagctgtgcgccgcgccgggcgggcagTGCCGTGCCCCTGACAGGCCCTCCGCGCGGatgcgcagcgccgagcacccccACCGTGGCCGTTGCTATGGTTACCGGGGGCCCCTGCTCAGTGTCCAGCGCCCCAGCTGGGAGGAGGCCTCGTCCGGGAGTGTCTCTGCCCTGCACCTTTTGAAGTCCGTCTTCTCTGCACCAGCCCAGGGCACCCCTGATCTCCCTTTGGGGGGGGCGGGTGGCAGTAGGGGATGTCCCTTGCACGCTGGCTGCGCTGGTAGCTGCAGCTCTCAAAAAGTTGGTTAGATGCTGAGCGGGCGCTCTGGGATCTCTTTTCCTAGCAGCGCTCAGCTGCTGAATATGGAGGGGAAAATATCACTGGGAAGTGCTAGGGCAGGTGCAAGTATGGCATGGAAAATACTAGGTTGGGCTGCTCTCTAGAGAGGGAAATTTTGAGTGGGCAAATACAGGGACCTTGGGAAGGAGATGAAATTTAAGGTAGAAATACAACTAAATATATGAGTCCTGAATATAATGACCCAGTGACCTGAGCAGATGAATGTGAGCTTAGGAGGTATAGGTGGGGGatgacaaataaaaatgaagagcttATGTAAGCGAGATCACTACATTGCTCTAAATAAGCTTTATTCAATTTTTACCAAGGTCTCTGGGCAAGTTGGCTTTTGGCTGAGCAGAGCTCAGCCATGTACCACCTTCAGCTTTTACAGGCCGGGTGGGTATTTCTTTCCACCTTCATGTCCAGGAACTGTGTTGTGCAGCAGTGAAGCTGTAACTTCCCAGAGAGACTGGGAGAGGGTTTAATATCAATTTCCCTCAAtagcaaacaaccaaacaaaaatccaaacaaaagccTCCCTTAGGATCTCCCTTAGGAATGCAGAGCACCTCATGTGTCTGTGGTCTTCAGTAGGTCTGGATAGTTCAGACTTTTAAACACACTGAAAAGCCAGAAATGGTGAATCagttttcagtcttgcattttgtAAGTAGCTTCGCAGCCTAATGACTGCTTCAATTGCTGAGCTGAAATGACAGTGTTAATTTTACTGCATTAAAATTACATATATCTGCACAAAATGCCTGAAAAAGCTACTCTTTGAGCATATTTAGTTCCGTTAGGAGTGCTAAAATGTGTTAATCTTGTTGCTGTGTTTTCTTCCAGGCCAGAATTCATATGAGCCCTAAGCAGAATTTGCAGTATGGTTGGCTGGCTTATATGTTGGGAGACAGAGCTACTAAAAAGTTCTGCGAAAACAGCAAAGTTTTTACAGTGGAGGGCAACTTATCTTCTGGGAAGGGCAAGCTTGCACAACAACTAGCAGAAAAATTAGGTACgtcttattttttctgtttccataATATTTCATAAAATTTAATAGTGTAATTGTCATTCTTGTATAAAGAAAGTTAGTTCACCAAACCAGGAATTCTTGACTAGCAAAGTATTAGTTCGGCAATGCCACTGTTAATGTGGAGGGTTTATTAATAAGGGGAGACTAAAATGTTGGTGAGGCTTGAGATTTCTAGACAGGGTGCCTGTCACATCTGCGGTATACATGCATAGGTATCATTTGTTGTGGATGAAATTTTAGTTTTAATGAATTCAGTTTTCTTACTGAGCTTCTAGATCTGTTAAAGTCACTAAGCACCCTGAGAGGTTTTTAGGTAGGATTTTCCATATTAATGCTCTCATACCATGAAAGGGATAGAGGATTGGTGACAAAAAGGTTCTGCTTAGAGCAATAGCTTAGCTCTCATTTCAAAGGTGAAAGGTAATACTTTTAATTAGGTTTTGTCCACCTTGGGACTTGATTGACCAAAGGATTGTATGTGCTCTTTTAAAGTGTTGTTTAGATTAGagctatttatttaaataaactgaataggaaatatttattataaaCAAAACTTACCATCTTAATAAATGttctgttgtgtgtgtgtggggggggtcttcTTTTTTGTCAGGAATGAAATATTTCCCAGAAGCAGATATCCATTATCTAGACAGAATCACAGGAGACGGAACACTGCTGGATGAGAAATTTAATGGCTTTTGTAGCCTAGAGAAATTTTACAATGATCCCAAATGTTCTGATGGAAATTCTTATCGACTACAGGCTTGGCTGTTTGGTAACCGTGTTTTACAGTATGCTGATGCATTGGAGCATCTGCTGAGCACAGGTTAGATTTCACAGTAAATAaattttgtttctaaattaaCTTGTGAATGTAAGTTCTGCCTTTGAAATACTTAAGCTGGTCTGAAGTGTTTTGCTAGTATCTAGATTTTTGAAATGAGATGCTACTATGTTGTTAaattttttagaattttttttcagttcataagGGAGTATAGCTTAGCAGTCCTATTAGAACAgtatcttgtattttttttctgttggaacaGTATCTTATATCATCCTTAGCTAAGGAAATACACAGTAGTTGCAAATTTCATTAGTTTTAACTGGGCAATCTCTGATTATTTACAAAAGGCTGTCTTAAACATATCAAGGCATAgctttcttttaaagctttttatgcTGAGCTAGTGTAACTCAGCCCTTCATGTGAAAACTGAAATCCAGGTGTACATGACCCACTGCTTTTGTCTTGAAAAGGGACTGTGCAAGTAAGAGTGGAGAATCTCTCTAATCTCCTTCAGATTCAAAACTCGTGAAGAGTCAGATAAACGTGTAATGTCCAGTCATGCAAACTTGAATAAATGTGTGATCTGAAGGTTGAATCAGATAATTTCTGGTTCATATAACTCACCAAAAATACTAGGCTTGTACTGATGTATAAAGCtaaacaaaagaaatacaataTAACAAGCTTCTACTTTACTGAAAGATAAAAGTGAATATCTTGGAAGAGCCTCAGTTTGCTTAAGCTATCAGTTCTAcagcctttttaaaaatctccctAGGCTTTGTTCCTGACAGCAtcttttttcagtccttttgaTTTCATTAAGCACTATTCTGTGATGGTATTGTTATAATTTCTGAGTATCTTAATTAAGGTGAGAGAAGTTTTTATGCATCAACAGGGATTTCCCTGTTACTTGTGCTTTAATCACTGTTTTCCAAAAAAGATGTGAATACCAGAAAGTGtttcaaacaaaaatgtaaacGAATTGCTTAAATATAGTAGCAATTAGCTGCTATAAGGATAGGCACATCCATCCACATAGTCTATATAGATAAGGCAGGCATGTTCTGCTTAAATATCGCTACATTTGTGCAAGCAGAAAGCACTTGTTCTTTTGTCTTATTTAAAATTTCCTagaaaagcatttggaaaatTAACCATAAGAGCAGCactgtctttgttttttaaatgttgtcaCAAACAATCTTTTTGAGCCTTTCTTGACTGGAACCAACTTTCAATTGCAGGACAAGGTGTGGTGCTGGAGCGCTCTCCCTACAGTGATTTCGTGTTTTTGGATGCAATGTTTAAACAAGGATACATCCACAAACGATGTGAGTTACCTTCAAGTGAAAGTTATTTTGCCCTAATTTCAGCCTGCGGTGTAATAGTTTagtatttaaaagagaaacaaaaaaagcctgCTGGGAAGACTTATTTGAATATTCAGAGTTGTTCATAAGGAGCTTAGCATCCTGATGTTTCATGCATTAAGGACTAGTTTCAATCCATGGGACTTCCCAGTTTTTCTTGAAGGCTTCAGTTCTGCTTATATGTTAAAGAGGATGTATTCAGCATATTGGTTATTTGTGTCCTGTCAGCCAGGAACTCCTGCAGTTCCCTGTAAATGTGGGTGAACATGCTTATGAAGATCAGATGTTCTTCAGGCAGGCCTTTATCTTGTAGCATTAGGTGAGAGGTAGATCGTGTGTTTGGCCCATTTTCCTTAAACAGCCAGCTCTCTTTTGAATCTCAAAGGTCTTAATAgtcaaactgtatttaaaaaaaagaaagattactcCTCCACGCCTCCTAATGTGCAAGattccttttaatttcttttcattttacatagtttttttgaaaaagaagatTGGCCTGATTCAGTGATACtgctaggttgttttgtttttttgttcattaAACTGTTTTTACAGAAGTGAATGCTGAGGAACATCTAACATGAGTGGGTCTTACTAGAAAAACTAGCAAACCTAATGGTCAGTAAGCAGGCAGAAGCTGCGGTTTTGTAGAACTGGGAATAAAGCATAGAGGTTATATGAAGAGGAATAAAAAGACACTGTCCAAGCACACAGGGATAGGGTTAGCAAaaccaaagcccacctggagttgaatctggcgaggggtgtgaaaggcaacaagagcAGCTTCTACAGGTCTATcggcagcaaaaggaagaatagggaaaatgtgggtctgcTATTGAATGCAGCAGGAAATCTGGTGATGGGGGACACAAAAAAAGGCCAAGGTATTGATTGCCTTCTTCACCTTGTTTtttactggtaagatttgccttcaggaatcccaggccctgaaacaagtgGGAAGGTCTGGAACAGTGAAAACTTACCCTCAGTAGAAGATGTTCAAGTTAGGGAACTTTAAACAAATCAGATGTACACAAGTCTGTGGGACCTGATGAGATGCATCAAGAGACACAGGAGTGC from Apteryx mantelli isolate bAptMan1 chromosome 6, bAptMan1.hap1, whole genome shotgun sequence includes the following:
- the NDUFA10 gene encoding NADH dehydrogenase [ubiquinone] 1 alpha subcomplex subunit 10, mitochondrial; this translates as MSLWLAKLGPTAAVAARGRLGSAVLPAARIHMSPKQNLQYGWLAYMLGDRATKKFCENSKVFTVEGNLSSGKGKLAQQLAEKLGMKYFPEADIHYLDRITGDGTLLDEKFNGFCSLEKFYNDPKCSDGNSYRLQAWLFGNRVLQYADALEHLLSTGQGVVLERSPYSDFVFLDAMFKQGYIHKRCLDHYKEIKEISICEFLPPHLVIYIDVPISEVQKRIQEKGEPYEKKVSAAYLQNIEDAYKKTFIPQISETSEVLQYTASEVEDVEKVIEDIEYLKFDKGPWLEQDDVSFHHLRLYVQDKDGVLDPAAIPRFIPEITIGGTEYDKIYYEYRSLPGRNFRKGYNADVGDKWIWLK